In Lujinxingia vulgaris, the following are encoded in one genomic region:
- the yidD gene encoding membrane protein insertion efficiency factor YidD — translation MVRFYQRAISPLLPPMCRYRPTCSSYMVEALRRYGFFKGGYLGLKRLLRCHPLRPGGYDPVP, via the coding sequence ATGGTGCGTTTTTACCAGCGCGCGATCTCCCCGCTGCTCCCCCCGATGTGCCGATACCGGCCGACCTGCTCCTCGTATATGGTCGAGGCGCTGCGGCGCTATGGCTTCTTTAAAGGCGGCTACCTGGGGCTGAAACGCCTGCTGCGCTGCCATCCCTTACGCCCGGGCGGCTACGATCCCGTCCCCTGA
- the rnpA gene encoding ribonuclease P protein component, protein MSALITPSNQGEPAPGAEGHDQRLRKSERLLKRSDFLHTRRKGRRYEGRWTVVYCKANSLGHPRLGVTVSKKVGNAVCRNRWKRRLREIFRRNKALFGESHDTVVIVKAGSEHPAFEELVADLLQSVARAQKPRRPRAERR, encoded by the coding sequence GTGAGCGCATTGATCACACCCTCGAATCAAGGTGAACCCGCTCCCGGGGCGGAGGGACACGATCAGCGACTGCGAAAGTCGGAGCGTCTTCTTAAGCGCTCCGACTTTTTGCACACTCGCCGCAAAGGACGCCGCTATGAAGGGCGTTGGACGGTTGTGTATTGCAAGGCCAACTCGCTCGGTCATCCCCGTCTGGGGGTGACGGTGAGCAAGAAGGTTGGCAACGCCGTCTGCCGCAACCGCTGGAAGCGACGCCTGCGCGAGATCTTTCGGCGCAACAAGGCGCTCTTTGGCGAGAGCCACGATACGGTGGTGATCGTCAAAGCGGGCAGCGAGCATCCGGCGTTTGAGGAGCTGGTCGCCGACCTGCTCCAATCGGTGGCGCGGGCTCAAAAGCCGCGCCGCCCCCGCGCGGAGCGTCGCTGA
- the rpmH gene encoding 50S ribosomal protein L34 produces MTKRTYQPSKVKRRRTHGFRKRMKTVGGRLTVKRRRSRGRKQLAVTKHKK; encoded by the coding sequence ATGACCAAGCGTACCTACCAACCGAGCAAAGTGAAGCGCCGCCGCACCCACGGATTCCGCAAGCGCATGAAGACCGTCGGCGGCCGTCTGACCGTCAAGCGTCGCCGCTCTCGTGGCCGCAAGCAGCTCGCTGTGACCAAGCACAAGAAGTAA
- the dnaA gene encoding chromosomal replication initiator protein DnaA codes for MQEIWNAALLELKTKVNAHNFKTWFEKLRLRECSDETIVLGVDDPFVQVWINDNYMDLIEEAVAHAAGQPLKIEIVESGQDEPIEVENIDLDAEPMAARSARLDGEHGQAALFDFGIIEPPSAADLSELVSAAGMNPRYTFDEFVVGPSNQFTHAACQAVASGSGQTYNPLFIFGGVGLGKTHLLQAIGVEMLRRDPRTRVRYLSAEVFMNELIGSLRQKTMAEFRNQFRNDCDLLLIDDIQFIGGKDSTQEEFFHTFNALYQSGKQIVMTSDKTPQELPGIEERLASRFAWGLIADVQAPEIETRVAILEKKAEESQIELSKEVVLLLATAIRSNVRELEGTLVRMVAQAKLMNVPLNTDLARQLLKRMNIQHERSLGVEQIIRMVASHFDIKPSDIKGSRRTRAISEPRQMAMYLSRKHTGESYPELGRKFGGKDHTTVLTAFRKIEDLVEMGNNEFATAIAELEALLLR; via the coding sequence ATGCAAGAGATCTGGAACGCCGCCCTGCTCGAACTCAAGACCAAGGTCAATGCGCACAACTTTAAGACCTGGTTTGAAAAGCTGCGCCTGCGGGAATGCAGCGACGAGACGATCGTCCTCGGAGTCGACGATCCCTTCGTGCAGGTCTGGATCAACGACAACTACATGGATCTGATCGAGGAGGCCGTCGCCCACGCCGCCGGCCAGCCCCTGAAGATCGAGATCGTTGAGAGCGGCCAGGATGAGCCCATCGAGGTGGAGAACATCGACCTTGATGCCGAGCCAATGGCCGCGCGATCCGCGCGCCTCGATGGCGAGCATGGTCAGGCCGCACTCTTTGACTTCGGGATCATCGAGCCGCCCTCAGCGGCCGATCTCAGCGAGCTGGTGAGCGCGGCGGGCATGAACCCGCGCTACACCTTCGATGAGTTCGTGGTCGGGCCCTCCAACCAGTTTACGCACGCGGCCTGTCAGGCGGTAGCCTCGGGCAGTGGCCAGACCTACAACCCCCTCTTCATCTTCGGCGGGGTGGGCCTGGGCAAGACGCACCTTTTGCAGGCGATCGGCGTGGAGATGCTGCGCCGCGATCCCCGCACCCGCGTGCGCTACCTCTCGGCCGAAGTCTTCATGAACGAGCTCATCGGAAGCCTGCGCCAGAAGACGATGGCCGAGTTCCGCAACCAGTTTAGAAACGACTGCGATCTGCTCCTGATCGATGACATCCAGTTCATCGGCGGCAAGGACTCCACCCAGGAGGAGTTCTTCCACACCTTCAACGCCCTCTATCAGAGCGGCAAGCAGATCGTAATGACCTCCGATAAGACCCCGCAGGAGCTGCCCGGCATTGAGGAGCGCCTGGCCAGCCGCTTTGCCTGGGGGTTGATCGCCGATGTGCAGGCCCCCGAGATCGAGACCCGGGTGGCGATCCTGGAGAAGAAGGCCGAAGAGAGCCAGATCGAGCTGAGCAAAGAGGTCGTGTTGCTCCTGGCCACCGCGATCCGTAGCAACGTGCGCGAGCTCGAGGGCACCCTGGTGCGCATGGTCGCCCAGGCCAAGCTGATGAACGTGCCCCTCAACACCGATCTGGCCCGCCAGCTGCTCAAGCGCATGAACATCCAGCATGAGCGCAGCCTGGGCGTCGAGCAGATCATCCGCATGGTGGCCTCTCACTTCGACATCAAGCCCTCCGACATCAAAGGCAGCCGGCGCACCCGCGCCATCAGCGAGCCGCGCCAGATGGCGATGTACTTAAGCCGTAAGCACACCGGCGAGAGCTACCCGGAGCTGGGACGCAAGTTCGGGGGCAAGGATCACACCACCGTACTCACCGCCTTTCGCAAGATCGAAGACCTGGTGGAGATGGGTAATAACGAGTTCGCCACCGCCATCGCGGAGCTCGAAGCGCTGCTGCTCCGCTGA
- a CDS encoding YqgE/AlgH family protein: MSEPPNPAPRSSAPGFLIASPRLDGSPFERAVVAMVHHDEEGAMGFIINKPLEIDFGSLIQSVNEEITPQLSPACFEMPVYFGGPVRIEQLWVMYRRLEVDNSEEAEQRRRLRRMRQRGDEDELTFNQGWYLAASGEIIEGFAQGMQAGDYRPFIGYAGWGPGQLEQEIEEGSWLLDDFHAESFFHTRFDAQWDEALARIGVNPTAFMMMARSGSA; encoded by the coding sequence ATGTCCGAGCCTCCCAACCCCGCTCCCCGCTCCTCGGCGCCCGGATTTCTGATCGCCTCCCCTCGCCTCGATGGCTCACCATTTGAGCGCGCCGTCGTCGCGATGGTCCATCATGACGAAGAGGGGGCGATGGGCTTTATCATCAACAAACCCCTGGAGATCGACTTTGGATCGCTGATTCAGAGCGTCAATGAAGAGATCACCCCACAGCTCAGCCCGGCCTGCTTTGAGATGCCGGTGTATTTCGGGGGGCCGGTACGCATTGAGCAACTCTGGGTGATGTACCGTCGCCTTGAGGTCGACAACAGCGAGGAGGCCGAGCAACGGCGCCGTCTTCGTCGCATGCGCCAGCGCGGCGATGAGGATGAGCTTACCTTTAACCAGGGCTGGTACCTGGCGGCCAGTGGCGAGATCATCGAGGGGTTTGCGCAGGGCATGCAGGCCGGCGACTACCGACCCTTCATCGGCTACGCCGGCTGGGGCCCCGGCCAGCTGGAGCAGGAGATCGAGGAGGGCAGCTGGCTGCTCGACGACTTCCACGCCGAGAGCTTCTTTCATACCCGCTTCGACGCCCAGTGGGACGAGGCGCTCGCGCGCATCGGCGTCAACCCGACGGCCTTCATGATGATGGCCCGCTCCGGCTCGGCCTGA